The following are encoded in a window of Etheostoma cragini isolate CJK2018 chromosome 7, CSU_Ecrag_1.0, whole genome shotgun sequence genomic DNA:
- the alas2 gene encoding 5-aminolevulinate synthase, erythroid-specific, mitochondrial — protein MAAFLHHCPFLKSVPKPALRRTGATLLSLANQCPIITRQISVSGTASLEAKVGVSPIQPPTVDQRRLFAQRATQVALSLSKGCPFVTSEIGIVRASPEVQEDVQDGLMTSLLKGLQDAILPTPAQTNTVTHLLKDNMVGPSYDYDRFFTEKISEKKKDHTYRVFKTVNRSAAVFPFAEDYSISGREGSQVSVWCSNDYLGMSRHPRVLSAIRDAVEKHGAGAGGTRNISGTSNFHVSLEKELAQLHQKDAALAFSSCFVANDSTLFTLAKMLPGCEIYSDAGNHASMIQGIRNSGAKRFIFRHNDSRHLEELLQCSDPKTPKIVAFETVHSMDGAICPLEELCDVAHRYGALTFVDEVHAVGLYGAHGAGVGERDNIMHKIDIVSGTLGKAFGCFGGYIASSAALVDTVRSFAAGFIFTTALPPMVLAGALESVRVLKSPEGQALRRAHQRNVKHMRQLLMDKGLPVVNCPSHIIPIRVGNAELNTKVCDTLLERHNIYVQAINYPTVPRGEELLRLAPSPHHNPAMMDYFVEKLVEVWQEAGLQVSSPATASCTFCDRPLHFDLMSEWERSYFGNMEPQYITVLA, from the exons ATGGCTGCCTTCCTTCATCACTGCCCCTTCCTAAAGTCTGTGCCAAAGCCAGCTTTGAGGAGAACTGGAGCCACCTTGCTGTCTCTGGCCAATCAATGCCCCATCATCACTCGCCAGATCAGTGTGAGCGGCACAGCCTCTCTGGAGGCCAAGGTGGGCGTCTCACCCATCCAACCTCCCACAGTTGACCAAAGGAGGCTGTTTGCTCAGAGAGCTACTCAGGTGGCTCTGTCTTTATCGAAGGGCTGCCCGTTTGTCACCTCTGAGATTGGGATTGTCCGAGCCAGCCCTGAAGTACAAGAGGACGTCCAAGATG GTTTGATGACCTCTCTGTTGAAGGGTTTACAGGATGCAATCCTCCCAACGCCAGCACAAACCAACACTGTCACCCACCTCCTCAAAGACAACATGG TTGGGCCCAGCTACGACTATGACCGCTTCTTCACTGAGAAGATCtcggagaaaaagaaagaccaCACATACAGAGTCTTCAAGACCGTGAACAGGAGCGCTGCGGTCTTCCCATTCGCTGAGGATTACTCCATCTCTGGGCGGGAGGGCTCCCAGGTGTCCGTCTGGTGCAGCAACGACTATCTGGGAATGAGTCGACACCCACGGGTGCTCAGTGCGATCAG AGATGCTGTGGAAAAGCACGGCGCAGGAGCAGGCGGGACCAGAAACATTTCAGGCACCAGTAACTTCCATGTGTCACTGGAAAAAGAGCTGGCACAGCTGCACCAGAAAGACGCAGCTCTGGCCTTCTCCTCCTGCTTCGTGGCAAATGACTCCACCCTCTTCACTTTGGCTAAGATGCTGCCAG GGTGCGAGATCTACTCAGATGCAGGGAACCACGCATCGATGATTCAGGGCATCAGAAACAGCGGAGCCAAGCGCTTCATCTTCCGCCACAATGACAGTCGACACCTGGAGGAACTGCTGCAATGCTCTGACCCCAAGACACCCAAAATAGTAGCATTCGAGACTGTGCACTCAATGGATG GTGCCATATGTCCTCTGGAAGAGCTATGTGATGTCGCTCATCGTTATGGAGCTCTGACGTTTGTTGATGAAGTTCATGCTGTGGGCCTGTACGGAGCCCATGGAGCTGGAGTGGGAGAGAGGGACAACATCATGCACAAGATTGACATTGTTTCTGGGACTTTAG GCAAAGCCTTTGGATGTTTTGGAGGCTACATCGCCAGCAGTGCCGCCCTGGTGGACACAGTGCGCTCCTTCGCAGCCGGCTTCATCTTCACCACTGCCCTGCCCCCGATGGTCCTGGCTGGAGCCCTGGAGTCTGTCCGGGTCCTGAAGAGTCCCGAGGGGCAGGCGCTCCGCAGAGCCCACCAGAGGAACGTCAAACACATGAGACAGCTGCTCATGGATAAGGGCCTACCTGTGGTCAATTGTCCTAGCCACATCATCCCCATACGG GTGGGCAACGCTGAGCTCAACACCAAGGTGTGTGACACCCTGCTGGAGAGACACAACATTTACGTCCAGGCCATCAACTACCCCACTGTACCTCGTGGTGAGGAGCTGCTGCGCCTGGCTCCATCTCCTCATCACAACCCCGCCATGATGGACTACTTTGTTG AGAAACTGGTGGAGGTGTGGCAGGAGGCGGGGCTTCAGGTCAGCAGCCCGGCCACAGCTTCCTGCACCTTCTGTGACCGCCCGCTGCATTTTGACCTTATGAGTGAGTGGGAGAGATCCTACTTTGGCAACATGGAACCACAATACATTACTGTGTTGGCATAA
- the ttc34 gene encoding uncharacterized protein ttc34 has protein sequence MKKDCCLIMSALVRPGVGVNVSELCKDGDKLLEAGELGRATSLYLSAFRTHAASTVSHMRNLKSGMTGVISTLEGWLDSHGDNHPAQGFNKGLAAVFLSTLCPNNLSATIFKMESLLQSGVHGCEEIFARCTALLEGMQNSHPQDATRMVLEITRALACLLSETHSTKGLKLYLKAYQSNKSETVTLVKTRQAQHLTKIVIAFTNQILHIYPSLTFENRCAVTTKDIDKLDVEVSSTIIEFLLAISPGNRDVHELQAAYLFLTGRFMDSAEVYSALLHHGSCQKTSEFNTGKPYQDPPERRARLLTSRAAACLSAGGRTAEACRDLGEAFEFHPATARICFQKLFTDHGTGVAARKYLRQQAERGLSGYRERVLIRPDLRSSEGLELLDPVITQLRTLCHLEPDGGDRELRVRLADCLLLKGEHKEALSICSQLAAAQGQQSYQNTVQVLCGYARILSDDQQGALEDFQAVIEHNAPHPSSCVRALCGRGLLRMMAGLHYLTGLDYVTASGLHPQETALTVRCLVPWNYRGLLFTVLLEQGRVMLEGTGEHESKSSSSEYSQQPRQGGQPAAPSKRNKHGSGTPAGVQSLAVLLMELQPGDDGSQILAADALYQLGRVEEAYRLLLSIGPSSPRAPILARLALLQLHRGFLYDTNQLLKKLIQCSDTSCLRPLLAVAQQKDRALLQAHCHSTAKRILEGTREESCVREAVAYLSIAIMASGGGAAESLLERARCYALLGQRKTAIFDFSAILKQHPKHIQALCGRGFIYLMLNQQKECTCDIMAALQINTDIVTKDILSLKDNARKLVCDWLHQLCRTNLSDILLANAVPCHEEQLRDAFTIGGALMRTDCRDPRWHLLYVDILLAKGEVEAAGAHLCQVFGQEPRDAVAQARVGVLEAWKQNYCSAACRLSKLSEKDFSSLSFLLTLIPFNQRKRMAQAAAQEASSVSLGGQWNQALKLLTVAVQAVGNYRLQYLRQRAACLAHLGLHEQAIADLDRVIQKHNGSDSSCSDEPQVWAEDLCRRGCSLVLCSREGAALEDFTRALELHRNQAIQCVEAGLGRLRLAECFLRGALQHYGEQQLSKAWTMIECGLVVDGDNTELRRLRAKVKREVANPCNVN, from the exons ATGAAGAAGGACTGCTGCCTGATCATGTCTGCTCTGGTTCGACCTGGAGTTGGAGTTAATGTTTCAGAGCTATGTAAGGATGGAGACAAGCTCCTTGAGGCTGGAGAGTTGGGGAGGGCTACCTCTCTCTACTTATCTGCCTTCAGGACTCACGCCGCCTCCACCGTGTCCCACATGCGGAACTTGAAGTCAGGCATGACTGGGGTGATCTCTACTCTAGAAGGATGGCTTGACAGTCATGGCGACAACCACCCTGCTCAGGGTTTTAACAAAGGTCttgcagctgtgtttttgtccacacTCTGCCCTAACAATCTGTCAGCCACCATTTTTAAGATGGAGTCACTCCTTCAGAGTGGGGTGCATGGCTGCGAGGAGATTTTTGCTCGCTGCACTGCTCTGCTTGAAGGGATGCAAAACTCACATCCACAAGATGCGACTCGCATGGTTTTAGAGATAACCCGTGCCCTGGCCTGCTTGCTCTCAGAGACTCACAGTACCAAGGGCCTGAAGCTTTACCTCAAAGCTTACCAGAGTAACAAATCTGAAACCGTCACGCTGGTGAAAACTAGACAAGCTCAGCACCTAACCAAAATAGTTATTGCCTTTACAAACCAAATTCTGCACATATATCCCTCTCTGACATTTGAAAACAGGTGTGCAGTGACGACAAAGGATATTGATAAGCTAGATGTAGAGGTTTCTTCTACAATTATTGAGTTTTTGTTGGCTATCTCACCTGGCAATAGAGACGTGCATGAACTTCAAGcagcatatttatttttgacaggcaGGTTTATGGACAGCGCAGAGGTGTACTCTGCACTCTTGCATCATGGTTCCTGTCAGAAGACGTCAGAGTTTAACACAGGCAAACCCTACCAAGACCCCCCGGAGAGGAGAGCTAGACTCTTAACCAGTCGAGCAGCTGCCTGCTTGTCTGCAGGTGGACGGACTGCGGAGGCATGCAGGGATCTGGGCGAAGCGTTTGAGTTCCACCCTGCCACTGCCcgaatttgttttcaaaagctATTCACAGATCATGGTACAGGGGTGGCTGCTCGCAAATATCTCCGTCAGCAGGCAGAGAGAGGCCTGTCTGGATACAGAGAACGGGTCCTCATTCGTCCAGACCTGCGGTCGTCTGAAGGACTTGAACTCCTGGACCCTGTGATCACTCAATTACGGACTCTGTGCCATTTAGAACCTGACgggggagacagagagctgCGAGTACGACTGGCTGACTGTCTGCTCCTCAAAGGGGAACACAAAGAGGCCCTCTCCATCTGTAGCCAGCTAGCTGCTGCCCAAGGCCAGCAGAGCTATCAAAACACGGTGCAGGTTCTTTGTGGATATGCACGCATTCTCTCAGATGACCAGCAGGGGGCATTAGAAGACTTCCAGGCTGTGATTGAACACAATGCCCCCCACCCATCCAGCTGTGTGCGTGCACTCTGTGGCAGGGGGCTCCTGCGCATGATGGCCGGCTTACATTACCTCACAGGTCTAGACTATGTGACAGCTAGCGGGCTGCACCCTCAAGAAACAGCACTGACTGTTCGCTGCTTGGTGCCATGGAACTACAGGGGGCTGCTGTTTACTGTTTTACTAGAGCAGGGACGAGTCATGCTGGAGGGGACAGGGGAGCATGAATCCAAGTCCAGTTCAAGTGAATATTCCCAACAGCCCCGGCAGGGGGGTCAGCCAGCGGCTCCTtctaaaagaaacaaacacgGATCAGG GACTCCAGCTGGTGTCCAGTCTCTGGCTGTGCTGCTGATGGAGCTCCAGCCCGGTGATGATGGGTCTCAGATTTTGGCAGCAGATGCCTTGTACCAGCTTGGCCGAGTGGAGGAGGCCTATCGCCTACTACTTTCCATTGGGCCCAGCAGTCCTCGGGCACCCATCCTGGCTCGCCTTGCCCTGCTACAGCTGCACAGAGGCTTTCTTTATGACACCAATCAG CTGCTTAAAAAGCTCATTCAGTGCAGCGATACGAGCTGCTTGCGCCCTCTGTTGGCCGTAGCACAACAGAAGGACCGGGCTCTTCTGCAGGCACACTGCCACTCTACTGCTAAACGCATCCTGGAGGGCACGCGAGAGGAGAGCTGCGTCAGGGAGGCTGTGGCATATCTCTCCATTGCCATCATGGCCTCTG gtGGCGGGGCAGCAGAGTCTTTACTGGAGAGAGCGAGGTGTTATGCCCTGCTGGGCCAAAGAAAGACAGCCATCTTTGATTTCAGTGCTATACTGAAGCAGCACCCGAAACACATCCAGGCCCTCTGTGGCAGAGGCTTCATCTATCTCATGCTGAACCAACAAAAG GAATGCACTTGTGATATAATGGCAGCACTTCAAATAAACACTGACATAGTCACCAAAGACATCCTGTCACTCAAGGACAATGCACGTAAGCtcgtctgtgattggctgcatCAGCTCTGTCGGACCAATCTGTCAGACATCCTGCTCGCCAATGCTGTCCCCTGCCATGAAGAGCAGCTCAGAGATGCTTTTACAATTGGTGGAGCTCTGATGAGGACAGACTGCAGAGACCCCAGATGGCATCTCCTCTATGTGGACATACTCTTAGCCAAAG GGGAAGTTGAGGCAGCAGGAGCTCATCTGTGCCAGGTGTTTGGCCAGGAGCCAAGAGATGCAGTGGCCCAGGCCCGGGTGGGTGTGCTGGAGGCCTGGAAGCAGAATTACTGCAGCGCAGCTTGCAGGCTCAGCAAACTGTCTGAGAAAGATTTTTCCAGTCTGAGCTTCTTGCTGACCCTTATCCCATTCAATCAGCGCAAACGCATGGCACAG GCAGCAGCACAGGAGGCCAGCAGTGTGTCATTAGGTGGCCAGTGGAACCAGGCCCTCAAACTCCTGACTGTGGCAGTACAAGCAGTGGGCAATTACAGACTCCAGTATCTCCGCCAGCGGGCTGCATGCCTCGCTCACCTGGGCCTACATGAGCAGGCCATAGCTGACCTGGACAGAGTTATCCAGAAACACAATGGATCTGACTCCAGCTGCTCAGATGAGCCCCAAGTGTGGGCGGAAGACCTGTGTCGGCGAGGCTGCAGCCTGGTGCTCTGTTCCAGAGAAGGAGCAGCTCTGGAGGACTTTACTCGGGCCTTGGAGCTCCACAGAAACCAAGCCATCCAGTGTGTGGAGGCTGGTCTGGGGAGGCTACGTTTGGCTGAGTGCTTCCTGCGGGGAGCGCTGCAGCACTATGGGGAGCAGCAGCTCAGTAAAGCCTGGACAATGATTGAATGTGGTCTAGTTGTGGACGGTGATAACACAGAGCTTCGCAGACTGAGGGCAAAGGTCAAACGAGAAGTAGCCAACCCCTGTAATGTCAACTAG